In one window of Pieris brassicae chromosome 10, ilPieBrab1.1, whole genome shotgun sequence DNA:
- the LOC123714973 gene encoding fasciclin-2 isoform X5, translated as MRSSRGRTTGVAALALMLAALTGCSAQNLRIFPMQKQQTVAVGKSVVLTCQADASDPALVSQPQWRDPKGQIINEAASGTRPEIYTEPMPAKQLQLLYISSITPAMAGNYTCEATFTNMPLSASVILDTFVAITWTNANENQYATKGKDFKVMCEVTAEPAPSVDWFKEGTPILTGDRYVIDVNGLLIKSIEESDDGTYTCRAVVIQTGELAERNIKLEVYTAPEMEERETRVVIKEGESASITCKARGKPPPTYSWIKASTRENLGTASRFSVNEIKGLLTFDRVEAGDYGKYICSAVNQAGHNETEIEVEVLVPPKIFELYNTTAAEKTEGRLECKASGRPAPRISFRKLSSSERLLNGPNDDGRIIIETSNRQTGDQMQSSAVITITSLNRTDDGLYECVAENEGGEARKNGHLTVQFKPTFDHMTNVPIWSWNSQPVNISCIAESIPNATIKWKFHDVDLIESPQVRIYGSGPISYVTVTPTDRSLYGVYKCLATNTLGEAEHINQLREAFPPGTVTQAKQETITATSVSFNIVGPPEEMGPPILAYTTQYKENGNYDWNLAMNRTWSANSPYIVENLRPMFSYDFRFAAVNRVGVGSWGAPITVIMPRRSPPEQPKWREAVSSESLIHGKFADRYELQWKVPAHNGEPIDMYEISYCPVMKVSGEWRISGESDCLTEELKSYEAINYEVRGLQPDTRYRMHVRAHNILGYSLPAQLYVQTALGNPNGSPRNFQWAHIIMDTLFAILVINLDSEILN; from the exons gATGTTCGGCTCAGAACCTGAGGATATTTCCGATGCAGAAGCAGCAAACGGTGGCTGTTGGGAAGTCTGTGGTGCTAACGTGCCAGGCTGATGCGTCAGACCCCGCCCTAGTGTCACAACCGCAGTGGAGGGATCCTAAAGGACAGATTATAAATGAGGCTGC GTCTGGCACGCGCCCGGAAATCTACACCGAGCCAATGCCCGCGAAACAACTTCAGCTATTATACATATCGTCAATCACGCCGGCGATGGCAGGCAATTACACTTGTGAAGCAACCTTTACCAACATGCCGCTCAGTGCTAGCGTTATTCTGGACACTTTTG tggCAATTACCTGGACAAATGCGAATGAAAATCAGTATGCGACGAAAGGAAAAGACTTTAAAGTAATGTGCGAAGTGACTGCAGAGCCTGCACCTTCAGTGGATTGGTTCAAGGAAGGCACTCCC ATTTTGACTGGTGATCGATACGTCATTGATGTAAAcggtttattaattaaaagtattgagGAAAGTGACGATGGAACATACACATGCAGGGCTGTTGTCATTCAAACTGGAGAACTAGCTGAAAGGAATATTAAACTCGAG GTATACACAGCTCCAGAAATGGAAGAAAGAGAAACAAGAGTGGTCATTAAAGAAGGAGAGTCTGCGTCAATCACCTGCAAAGCAAGAGGAAAGCCACCACCAACGTATTCTTGGATTAAAGCTTCAACACGAGag aatttGGGAACTGCCTCTCGGTTCAGCGTGAACGAAATTAAAGGTCTACTTACATTTGACCGCGTAGAGGCTGGTGACTACGGCAAATATATTTGCAGTGCTGTCAATCAGGCGGGTCATAACGAGACGGAAATCGAAGTAGAGGTTTTAGTTCcaccaaaaatatttgaactaTATAACACAACCGCTGCCGAGAAAACCGAAGGCAGATTAGAATGTAAAGCTTCAGGAAGACCTGCACCAAGGATTAGCTTTAGGAAATTAAGCAGCTCTGAGCGGCTTTTAAATGGTCCTAATGATGATGGAAg aatCATAATTGAAACCAGTAATCGCCAAACCGGTGATCAGATGCAATCAAGTGCGGTGATTACTATTACGTCTTTGAATAGAACTGACGATGGTTTATATGAATGTGTCGCTGAAAACGAAG GAGGTGAAGCGAGAAAGAACGGACATTTAACTGTTCAATTTAAGCCAACATTTGATCATATGACGAATGTACCGATCTGGAGTTGGAATTCACAACCTGTAAACATCAGTTGCATTGCCGAAAGTATTCCCAATGCAACTATCAAATGGAA GTTCCACGATGTCGATCTAATCGAGTCTCCTCAAGTGAGAATATACGGATCGGGACCCATAAGCTACGTCACCGTCACGCCCACCGATAGAAGTCTTTACGGCGTTTACAAATGTTTAGCGACCAACACATTGGGAGAGGCCGAGCATATCAACCAATTAAGAGAAGCTTTCCCTCCAGGCACTGTTACTCAA GCTAAACAAGAGACTATCACAGCCACTTCCGTATCATTCAACATAGTTGGGCCGCCCGAAGAAATGGGCCCTCCGATCCTAGCATACACCACTCAATACAAGGAAAACGGCAACTACGATTGGAATTTAGCTATGAATAGAACGTGGTCTGCTAACTCCCCTTACATCGTTGAGAACTTGAGACCTATGTTCTCCTATGACTTTAGATTTGCGGCAGTAAATCGAGTTGGCGTTGGAAGTTGGGGCGCGCCAATCACTGTTATTATGCCTAGGAG GTCTCCTCCGGAACAACCTAAGTGGAGAGAAGCAGTGAGTTCTGAATCATTGATTCATGGAAAGTTTGCCGATAGATACGAATTACAATGGAAAGTGCCGGCTCACAACGGTGAACCAATCGATATGTATGAAATAAGCTATTGTCCA gtCATGAAAGTTAGCGGTGAATGGCGCATCTCAGGAGAATCAGATTGTTTGACGGAAGAGCTAAAGTCATACGAAGCTATTAACTACGAAGTCCGAGGTCTTCAGCCAGACACTAGATACAGAATGCACGTCAGAGCTCACAATATACTGGGCTACTCCTTGCCAGCCCAGCTCTACGTACAGACGGCCCTCG gtaaTCCCAATGGAAGTCCACGCAATTTCCAATGGGCTCACATTATAATGGATACTCTTTTTgcaatattagtaataaatctcGATTCAGAGATTTTAAACtag